The DNA region CTCGCCATCTAATATTAAGCCGATGGCTTTAATCATTTCATCGGGTGGCAAGGTTTTAGGAACAAAGCCAGAGGCGCCAAACCCTAAACAACGTTTAACCACGGCGGGATCATCAGTACCTGAAACAATAACCACAGGCAACGTCGGAAAATGATTGCGTAAATGAATCAAGCCAAAATAACCATCACCGTCTGGCATGTGCAAATCGAGAAGTGCCAAGTCAAAGTCTTGATCGTTCACGATCGCTTGCTCGGCACTTGAAAAGTCATTGCAAATTACGATTTCACTATCGGCGACGGCTCTTCGAACCACGCTTTGCATTGCATCGCGAAACAAAGGATGGTCATCAGCAATTAAAATTTTCATATCCATAGTCAATTAAATTCTCTTGCTCGCCATCATTGTAGATTTCGTCTTGCAATGCAAGTCAATTTGACGCCTAGGTTCAGCGATTTAAACGTCGGTCAATTAATTCATTAACGATTGAAGGATCAGCCAATGTTGATGTATCACCTAGTGCCTCATATTCATTGCAGGCTATTTTACGAAGTATCCTGCGCATAATTTTTCCGGATCTGGTTTTCGGCAAACCAGAACACCATTGAACTAAGTCTGGTGAAGCGATAGGACCAATCTCTTTGCGAACCCATTGAACCACTTCTTTGGTCAAGTCATCATCAACGGAAACACCTTCCATCGCATTAATAAAAACATAGATACCCTGCCCTTTCAGATCATGAGGGTAACCAACCACAGCGGCCTCAGCAATGGCAGGATGGGCAACCAAAGCGCTCTCGATTTCTGCCGTTCCTAAACGATGCCCAGAGACATTCAGAACATCATCAACTCGGCCAGTGATCCAATAATAACTATCTTCATCGCGGCGCGCGCCGTCTCCAGTAAAGTACTTGCCCGGATAGGTAGAAAAATACGTCTGTTCAAAGCGCTCATGATCACCAAAGATCGTTCGCATTTGCCCAGGCCAAGAGTCAAGCATGACCAAGTTACCCTCGGCTGCACCCTCCAAAAGTTTCCCTTCGTTGTCGACCAGCGCTGGCTTAATTCCAAAAAATGGACGTGTAGCCGAACCAGGTTTCAGATCGGTCGCACCGACCAAAGGCGTTAGCAAAATTCCACCGGTCTCAGTCTGCCACCAAGTATCGACAATTGGGCAGCGTTGTTTACCGAATGCTTCATAATACCAGCCCCAGGCTTCAGGATTGATAGGTTCTCCGACACTGCCTAGTAAACGTAAAGTATCACGCGTGCTACTGGCAGTCGCAGCATCTCCCATTCCCATTAACGCTCGAATAGCGGTAGGAGCGGTATATAAAATGCTGACTTTATGTTTATCGACAATCTCTCCCATACGACCAGCGCTGGGATAATTAGGCACACCCTCAAACACAAGTGACGTTGCACCATTAGAGAGAGGTCCATACACGATATAACTGTGTCCAGTGATCCAACCTACATCGGCGGTACACCAGTAAATGTCATCAGCACGCAAATCAAAAACATACTGTGTCGACGTATGGGCGTAAACTAAGTATCCTCCGGTGGTGTGAAGCACACCTTTTGGTTTGCCTGTCGAACCCGAGGTATACAGAATAAATAAGGGATCTTCCGCAGACATCGTCTCCGGTTCACATTCGGTACTTTGTTTATCGGTCAAAAGGTTATAAGCAACATCTCTTGAATCATTCCAAGCGACCTCTGCTCCGGTTCTTTTAACCACCACTACTTTTTCGACGCACTCAGTGCCTTTTTTCTCTAGCGCTTTATCAACGTTGACTTTCAAGGGCACAGTTCGGCCGCCACGAACACCTTCAGCGGCAGTAATCACCAGTTTTGAGCCGCAATCATCAATACGTCCAGCCAGTGCATCAGGAGAAAAACCGCCGAATACAACGGAGTGGACAGCACCGATGCGAGCACAAGCCAACATCGCATAGGTTGCTTCGGGAATCATGGGCATGTAAATGGTTACCCGATCACCTTTTGAAACGCCAAGCTCCCGCAAACCGTTAGCTAACTGATTCACTCTCTCTGACAGTGCGCGATAGCTAATGGCTTCGCTTTGGTTAGGATCATCTCCCTCCCAAATTAACGCAGTTTTGTCTGCTTTATCAGCCAAATGACGATCGATACAGTTAACACTGACGTTAAGCTCTCCGTCATAAAACCATCGAATATCAATATTTCCAGGCTCGTAGCTAACTTGTTTTACGTTGCTAAACGGTTTTGACCACTCCACGCATTTTGCTTGCTCTCGCCAGAAGGCTTCAGGATCACTAACCGACAAAGCATATTTCTTAAGATAACCATCGTTATCGATTAACGCAGACGCTTTTACCGCATCAGGAACAGGATATATCTCTTTCAATGACATAATTGTTGCTCTTTCTCTTAAGTTTTAGGCTTAGTGAAATGCTGCGTAATTTCGCTATGCAACACAATTCGACATTAGTATAACCATCCTTAAGTAACACAATCCTACGACTTTAGTCGAAGTTAGACTTTTGGCTAATTGTTAAACACCGATCAAAAGTTAAGTATTCCACCCATAAACATAAAAGGTGGACCTACTATGAAAAACATCAATAAAAAATCACTTTGTTTAGCGGTTGTGGGCGCGTTAGCTTCAGCCAATTTGCTTGCAGACACAGAGTTCTCTTACTCCGGCTATATAAAAATGGACACGATGATCTCCGATTACAGCGATGGAGAATCCAATCCACTCAATCGAGATTTTTATGTTCCTTCTTTAATTCCGGTAAGCGACGGTAGTGCATCATCATCCGGTAAAGAGTGGGATATGCATGCACGTCAATCACGAATTATATTCGGAACGAAAACCAATTTAGACAATGGTTCAACCATTGGCACGCGAGTCGAGATGGATTTTCAGGTAACATCAGGAGGTGACGAACGAATCAGCAACTCTTACTCTCCTCGAATTCGCCAAGCTTACTTCACTTACGATAATTTGCTGTTTGGTCAAGCGTGGACAACATTTATGAATTTAAGTGCACTGCCTGAATCATTAGATTTTATCGGTAATACTGACGGAACTGTTTTTGCTAGACAAACACAGATTCGATATACCAACGGTGGATTCCAATTCGCGGTTGAAAACCCTGAGACCACCATTTCTAACTATCAAGTCGGTGGTCGAGTTGTAACCGACGATAATGCAATGCCAGACTTAGTCTTTCGTTACAACTGGAAAGGCGATTGGGGTGGATTATCTGCGGCTATCATCACGCGTCAGCTCGAATGTAACGATGCAACAACGGGTTGTGATTCTACTGAAAGTTCAATTGGCTTGAGCTTC from Pleionea litopenaei includes:
- a CDS encoding response regulator transcription factor, whose amino-acid sequence is MDMKILIADDHPLFRDAMQSVVRRAVADSEIVICNDFSSAEQAIVNDQDFDLALLDLHMPDGDGYFGLIHLRNHFPTLPVVIVSGTDDPAVVKRCLGFGASGFVPKTLPPDEMIKAIGLILDGEIFLPENLKQAIDKIDEEDRAFAEKVATLTQQQYRVLCELNEGRLNKQIAYDLNISEATVKAHVTAIFKKLGVINRTQAVIAAQKLQFTSHLDDSKLQSD
- the acs gene encoding acetate--CoA ligase yields the protein MMSLKEIYPVPDAVKASALIDNDGYLKKYALSVSDPEAFWREQAKCVEWSKPFSNVKQVSYEPGNIDIRWFYDGELNVSVNCIDRHLADKADKTALIWEGDDPNQSEAISYRALSERVNQLANGLRELGVSKGDRVTIYMPMIPEATYAMLACARIGAVHSVVFGGFSPDALAGRIDDCGSKLVITAAEGVRGGRTVPLKVNVDKALEKKGTECVEKVVVVKRTGAEVAWNDSRDVAYNLLTDKQSTECEPETMSAEDPLFILYTSGSTGKPKGVLHTTGGYLVYAHTSTQYVFDLRADDIYWCTADVGWITGHSYIVYGPLSNGATSLVFEGVPNYPSAGRMGEIVDKHKVSILYTAPTAIRALMGMGDAATASSTRDTLRLLGSVGEPINPEAWGWYYEAFGKQRCPIVDTWWQTETGGILLTPLVGATDLKPGSATRPFFGIKPALVDNEGKLLEGAAEGNLVMLDSWPGQMRTIFGDHERFEQTYFSTYPGKYFTGDGARRDEDSYYWITGRVDDVLNVSGHRLGTAEIESALVAHPAIAEAAVVGYPHDLKGQGIYVFINAMEGVSVDDDLTKEVVQWVRKEIGPIASPDLVQWCSGLPKTRSGKIMRRILRKIACNEYEALGDTSTLADPSIVNELIDRRLNR
- a CDS encoding DcaP family trimeric outer membrane transporter; the protein is MKNINKKSLCLAVVGALASANLLADTEFSYSGYIKMDTMISDYSDGESNPLNRDFYVPSLIPVSDGSASSSGKEWDMHARQSRIIFGTKTNLDNGSTIGTRVEMDFQVTSGGDERISNSYSPRIRQAYFTYDNLLFGQAWTTFMNLSALPESLDFIGNTDGTVFARQTQIRYTNGGFQFAVENPETTISNYQVGGRVVTDDNAMPDLVFRYNWKGDWGGLSAAIITRQLECNDATTGCDSTESSIGLSFGGKVNVGDKNDVRFVVNSGSGIGRYIGLNIVNDGVFNASGEIEAIDITAYSVAYRHQWNDQWRSNIIYAGFEADNDVTLTGLGATESTNSFRINLLHSPTKNLTFGIELAHAERETEAGFGGDMDRLQFSAKYAF